Proteins from one Malania oleifera isolate guangnan ecotype guangnan chromosome 4, ASM2987363v1, whole genome shotgun sequence genomic window:
- the LOC131153834 gene encoding uncharacterized protein LOC131153834: MAQFEALYGRRCWSPLYFDEVRESQILGPELVQQAFEKVRLIRDRIKSAHSRKKSYMDVRCRELEFEVGGKIFLIITPIKGVTRFGNKGKLSLRYIGPFEVLERVSPIAYRIALPPALSWIHDVFHISMLRRYVSDLSYVIHYESLEIGDSLAYKVIPVQILD, from the coding sequence ATGGCAcagttcgaggcattgtatggtcggaggtgttggtcTCCTTTGTACTTTGATGAGGTCCGTGAATCGCAGATATTGGGTCCTGAACTTGTACAACAAGCTTTTGAGAAAGTTAGgttgatcagggatagaattaaatcagcCCATAGTCGGAAGAAGAGTTACATGGATGTTCGCtgtcgtgagttggaatttgaggtggggggtaaaaTATTCCTGATAATCACTCCGATAAAAGGAGTGACGAGATTTGGGAATAAAGGCAAGCTGAGTttgaggtatattggaccattcgaggtacttgaacgAGTGAGTCCGATAGCCTACAGAATTGCACTACCTCCAGCGCTCTCttggatccacgatgtattccacatttccatgttgagaaggtatgtgTCAGATCTGTCATATGTGATTCAttacgaatctttagagattggggattcTTTGGCGTATAAGGtgatacccgttcagattctggactag